The Priestia koreensis genomic interval AATAGGAAGGAAATGTAGGAAGCTCATGGGCTGTTTAAAAAGGTTGATACTAAAAAAGCTCGCCTGCATAGATAGCAAGCGAGCTCGTAAATGGAATTAACCGATTGAACCTTCCATCTCGAATTTGATTAGACGGTTCATTTCAACTGCGTATTCCATTGGAAGTTCTTTTGTGAATGGCTCAATGAAGCCCATTACGATCATTTCAGTTGCTTCTTGCTCTGAAATACCGCGGCTCATTAAGTAGAATAATTGTTCTTCAGATACTTTTGATACTTTTGCTTCGTGCTCAAGTGAGATGTTATCGTTTAAGATCTCATTGTACGGAATTGTATCAGAAGTAGACTGATTATCCATGATTAACGTATCACATTCAATGTTTGCACGAGCACCTTCCGCTTTACGTCCGAAGTGAACGATACCGCGGTACGTTACTTTACCACCGTGCTTAGAAATTGATTTTGATACGATTGTTGAAGATGTGTTTGGTGCTAAGTGAATCATTTTAGCTCCAGCATCTTGGTGCTGCCCTTTACCAGCAAGAGCAATGGATAATGTCATACCACGTGCGCCTTCACCTTTTAGGATAACCGCTGGGTATTTCATTGTTAATTTAGAACCGATGTTACCATCAATCCATTCCATTGTTGCATTTTCTTCTGCTACAGCACGTTTTGTTACAAGGTTAAACACGTTGTTTGCCCAGTTTTGGATCGTTGTATAGCGGCAATACGCATCTTTTTTGATCATGATTTCTACAACTGCACTGTGAAGAGAGTTAGTTGTATAAACAGGTGCCGTACAACCTTCTACGTAGTGTACGTGTGCGCCTTCGTCTACAACGATTAGCGTACGTTCGAATTGACCCATGTTTTCAGAGTTAATACGGAAGTATGCTTGTAAAGGCGTATCTACTTTGATGCCTTTTGGCACGTAGATGAATGATCCACCAGACCAAACAGCTGAGTTAAGCGCAGCAAATTTGTTGTCTGTTGGAGGAATCACTTTACCAAAATGCTCACGGAAAATGTCTTCGTTTTCTTTAAGAGCAGTGTCCGTATCTTTGAAGACGATCCCTTGTGCTTCAAGGTCTTCTTTCATGTTGTGGTATACAACCTCAGACTCATACTGAGCAGATACACCTGCAAGGTATTTTTGCTCCGCTTCAGGAATACCTAGTTTGTCAAACGTTTGTTTGATTTCTTCAGGTACTTCATCCCAAGAACGCTCTGATTTCTCAGATGGTTTTACGTAGTACGTAATTTCATCAAAGTTCAGGCTTCCTAAGTCGCCGCCCCATTGTGGCATCGGCATTTTATAGAAATGCTCTAGAGATTTCAAACGGAAATCGAGCATCCATTGAGGCTCAGACTTCATGCGAGAGATTTCCTCAACGATTTCTTTTGTTAATCCGCGCTTTGAGCGGAAAATAGATACATCTTTATCGGCAAAACCGTACTTGTAATCACCGATTTCTGGCATTTTCTTTGCCATGATTAAATTACCCCCTCGAAATGGATTTGGGATTTATTATTTAGTTCGAATCTGACTGATCTTTATCACGCAATCCTTTTTCCATTGCTTTCCAAGCTAATGTGGCACATTTAATACGTGCTGGGAACTTTGATACACCTTGCAGTGCTTCAATGTCCTCTAACTCTATACTATCATCATATTCTTTCCCTTGCATCATGTCCGAGAAAATCTGAGACATGTGAAGAGCTTCTTCAATCGGCTTGCCTTTCACTGCTTGTGTCATCATAGATGCAGATGCCATTGAAATCGAGCATCCTTCACCTTCAAATTTCACATCAGATACTTTGCCTTCCTCGACTTTAAATGAAAGTTGAATACGATCGCCACACGTTGGATTGTTCATGTTGATCGTCACCGTATCTTCTTCTAATACGCCGCGATTACGTGGATTTTTATAATGATCCATAATCACCTGACGATACAACACATCAAGGTTGTTATTAAAAGACATTAGTGAAATACTCCTTTGTTTTGACAAGCGCTGATACGAACTTATCCACATCTTCTTCTGTGTTATACAGGTAGAAGCTTGCGCGAGCCGTTGCTGAAACATTTAGGTAACGCATTAATGGTTGTGCACAGTGATGACCGGCACGAACCGCAATCCCTTCAGCGTCTAATACCGTTGCCACATCATGAGGATGGACTTCGTCAAGATTAAACGTTACAAGGCCTGCACGCTCTGTTGGACCATAAATGGTAACACCGTCAACTTCAGACATGCGACCAAGCGCGTATTGTGCAAGCTTATGCTCATGCGCCTCAATATTTTCTAAACCAACCTCTTCTAGAAAATCAATGGCTGCACCTAGACCAATTGCTCCTGCAATGATCGGCGTGCCTCCTTCAAATTTCCACGGAAGCTCTTTCCACGTTGAATCGTATAGGTTAACAAAGTCAATCATTTCCCCACCAAACTCAACTGGCTCCATGTTTTCTAGAAGTTCCTTTTTACCGTACAGTACCCCGATACCTGTCGGACCACACATTTTGTGACCTGAGAAGGCAAAGAAGTCGCAGTCTAGATCCTGCACGTCTACCTTCATATGAGGCGTACTTTGTGCACCATCTACGACCATAATTGCACCATTGTCATGGGCAATTTTTGTGATTTCTTTAATCGGGTTGATCGTTCCTAGCACGTTTGATACTTGCATAATCGAAACGATCTTTGTATTTGATGTAATGGTCTTTTTCACTTCTTCAAGATCTAAAC includes:
- the sufB gene encoding Fe-S cluster assembly protein SufB, producing MAKKMPEIGDYKYGFADKDVSIFRSKRGLTKEIVEEISRMKSEPQWMLDFRLKSLEHFYKMPMPQWGGDLGSLNFDEITYYVKPSEKSERSWDEVPEEIKQTFDKLGIPEAEQKYLAGVSAQYESEVVYHNMKEDLEAQGIVFKDTDTALKENEDIFREHFGKVIPPTDNKFAALNSAVWSGGSFIYVPKGIKVDTPLQAYFRINSENMGQFERTLIVVDEGAHVHYVEGCTAPVYTTNSLHSAVVEIMIKKDAYCRYTTIQNWANNVFNLVTKRAVAEENATMEWIDGNIGSKLTMKYPAVILKGEGARGMTLSIALAGKGQHQDAGAKMIHLAPNTSSTIVSKSISKHGGKVTYRGIVHFGRKAEGARANIECDTLIMDNQSTSDTIPYNEILNDNISLEHEAKVSKVSEEQLFYLMSRGISEQEATEMIVMGFIEPFTKELPMEYAVEMNRLIKFEMEGSIG
- the sufU gene encoding Fe-S cluster assembly sulfur transfer protein SufU, with amino-acid sequence MSFNNNLDVLYRQVIMDHYKNPRNRGVLEEDTVTINMNNPTCGDRIQLSFKVEEGKVSDVKFEGEGCSISMASASMMTQAVKGKPIEEALHMSQIFSDMMQGKEYDDSIELEDIEALQGVSKFPARIKCATLAWKAMEKGLRDKDQSDSN
- a CDS encoding cysteine desulfurase produces the protein MDMKNIRQHFPILDQQVNGNPLVYLDSAATSQKPTAVIEAIEQYYRGYNSNVHRGVHTLGTRATDGYEGAREKVRKFINAKSTEEVIFTRGTTTSLNTVAASYGRANLSEGDEIVITHMEHHSNIIPWQQVAKQTGATLKYIDLTEDGRLDLEEVKKTITSNTKIVSIMQVSNVLGTINPIKEITKIAHDNGAIMVVDGAQSTPHMKVDVQDLDCDFFAFSGHKMCGPTGIGVLYGKKELLENMEPVEFGGEMIDFVNLYDSTWKELPWKFEGGTPIIAGAIGLGAAIDFLEEVGLENIEAHEHKLAQYALGRMSEVDGVTIYGPTERAGLVTFNLDEVHPHDVATVLDAEGIAVRAGHHCAQPLMRYLNVSATARASFYLYNTEEDVDKFVSALVKTKEYFTNVF